Proteins found in one Vagococcus carniphilus genomic segment:
- a CDS encoding phosphomannomutase/phosphoglucomutase, with amino-acid sequence MSSLQALQNGSDIRGIAISHEEFTANLTIKEAQEIASGIVKWLKEEKRVTHTPLRIAIGHDSRLSANDIKEGLIEAFLKEDVVVLDSELATTPAMFMATQFDSFKADCGIMITASHLPYYYNGIKIFSELGGAEHEDIEFILENTHVFNESKPNQGKLEKKEIISLYSEDMVKKIQKATGETKPLTGFHIVLDAGNGAGGFFADKVLQQLGANTSGSQFLDPNGNFPNHMPNPDNKEAMESIKEAVLRNNADLGVIFDTDVDRAAVVDKSGQVINRNNLIAVLAHIVLEDSKGQTIVTNSPTSSHLKDFIEALGGKQVRYLCGYRNVINKAIELNVKGIETPLAIETSGHAAFKENYFLDDGAYVIAKILMLLPKLKKENKSLGDLIEELKQPAEAQEVRFKLSGPGYRNYGNSVITDLAEFVNEVDGFTVDPENEEGIRVNVRETYGSGWFLLRMSLHEPLLVLQVENDIAGKNRLVFEKLNEFFQTKERLNTEKLIEVLKK; translated from the coding sequence ATGTCATCATTGCAAGCGTTACAAAACGGATCGGATATTAGAGGAATAGCTATTTCTCATGAAGAATTTACAGCTAATTTAACAATAAAAGAAGCACAAGAAATTGCATCAGGGATTGTTAAATGGTTGAAGGAAGAAAAACGAGTGACTCATACTCCTTTGAGAATAGCGATTGGTCATGACAGTCGTTTATCTGCTAATGATATTAAAGAAGGGTTAATTGAAGCCTTTTTAAAAGAGGATGTTGTTGTTCTTGATTCAGAATTAGCAACAACACCAGCCATGTTCATGGCAACTCAATTTGATTCATTTAAGGCTGATTGCGGCATTATGATTACAGCTAGCCATTTACCTTATTATTATAACGGTATCAAAATTTTCTCTGAACTAGGTGGAGCAGAACATGAAGATATTGAATTTATCCTAGAAAATACTCATGTGTTTAATGAATCAAAACCTAATCAAGGAAAACTTGAGAAAAAAGAAATTATCTCTCTTTATTCTGAGGATATGGTTAAGAAAATTCAAAAAGCCACAGGTGAAACCAAACCGTTAACAGGATTTCATATTGTATTAGATGCAGGAAATGGAGCTGGAGGCTTCTTTGCTGATAAGGTGTTACAACAATTAGGAGCTAATACATCTGGTAGTCAATTTTTAGATCCAAATGGTAATTTCCCAAATCATATGCCTAATCCGGATAACAAGGAAGCTATGGAAAGTATTAAAGAAGCTGTTTTAAGAAACAATGCTGATTTAGGGGTTATTTTTGATACCGATGTAGACCGTGCTGCAGTTGTTGATAAGAGTGGACAAGTTATTAATCGAAATAACTTAATAGCTGTCTTAGCTCATATTGTTTTAGAGGATTCTAAAGGTCAAACAATTGTGACGAACTCACCAACATCAAGCCATTTGAAAGATTTTATTGAAGCTTTGGGTGGTAAACAAGTTCGTTATTTATGTGGTTATCGTAATGTTATTAATAAAGCAATTGAGTTAAATGTTAAAGGAATTGAGACACCATTAGCTATTGAAACTAGTGGACATGCGGCCTTTAAAGAAAACTATTTCTTGGATGATGGAGCTTATGTTATTGCTAAAATATTAATGTTGCTACCAAAATTAAAAAAAGAAAATAAGAGTCTTGGCGATTTAATTGAAGAATTAAAACAACCAGCAGAAGCACAAGAAGTTCGTTTCAAATTATCAGGTCCTGGTTATCGAAATTATGGTAATAGTGTTATTACAGATTTGGCAGAGTTTGTTAATGAAGTAGATGGCTTTACAGTAGACCCTGAAAATGAAGAGGGAATTCGTGTTAACGTTAGAGAAACGTATGGTTCTGGATGGTTCTTATTAAGAATGAGTCTTCATGAACCTTTACTTGTGTTACAAGTCGAAAATGATATAGCTGGGAAAAATAGATTAGTTTTTGAAAAATTAAATGAATTCTTCCAAACGAAAGAACGACTAAATACTGAAAAATTAATTGAAGTTTTGAAAAAGTAG
- a CDS encoding nitrous oxide-stimulated promoter family protein, whose protein sequence is MVKEINNGPKISFERKTVQAMIDIYYKQFDDEAHDIEKVDVETYAMTRLSYCRFGEDKPTCKVCPVHCYKKSYKEKMQQIMRYAGPRMMIYHPVMSLEHFFKEFRYNNKRTK, encoded by the coding sequence ATGGTAAAAGAGATAAATAATGGACCTAAGATTTCCTTCGAGCGAAAAACGGTTCAAGCTATGATTGATATTTATTACAAACAATTTGATGATGAAGCACATGATATAGAAAAAGTGGATGTTGAAACATACGCTATGACTAGATTAAGTTATTGTCGTTTCGGCGAAGACAAGCCAACTTGTAAAGTATGTCCGGTTCATTGCTATAAAAAAAGCTACAAAGAAAAAATGCAACAAATTATGCGTTATGCTGGACCAAGAATGATGATTTATCATCCAGTGATGTCTTTGGAACATTTTTTTAAAGAATTTCGTTATAATAACAAAAGAACGAAATAG
- a CDS encoding MSCRAMM family protein, producing MKLFRKNVFSLVGIMVMLLITTTGYSFYENSNQVKDAGTFYKDVPEAKDSLLGAANYFHVFANKANLRNHTNGNVATKELSGDSNFGTQGISGTEYHYIQQVHSINGASGIRDHTKMVFGTGVSIDLSEYHRPKVNGKPMDRVSGDNVFQDKPGNVYIDFETEFKKLNQASEGIITHDSEKTYYNSDFKNINERVIDVSQYKGNNVYIKVAPEVLEANTPLRIAGLEKNSGSGQFKNVYITVDTGNTQSYTVSSQIIFRYTDGTERGNKETTDFSDSTVLWTFERSGKPYTGNINLRSTWVGSILAPSAVLNGEQNIDGNIIVDEFKGAGETHSWHWQQNKGGVILEKSEEGNEANFLKGAEFSLYTSENILVKDKLVTNDQGQIKVDNLPLGKYYFIETKAPVGYELSTKHYDFEVTANSTSKVTTVKVTNKKELGQVELQKTDVEDGKFLEGAEFSLFTLSGDLVKEKLVTDAQGQLKVENLPVGKYYFVETKAPAGYELSKKHYDFEIKAGETSKIAEVKATNKEELGKVELQKTDIADGKFLEGAEFSLFTLSGDLVKEKLVTDAKGQLKVENLPLGKYYFVEMKAPAGYELSKKHYEFEIKAGETSKIAEVKATNKKELGKVELQKTDIADGKFLEGAEFSLFTLSGDLVKEKLVTDAKGQLKVENLPLGKYYFVEMKAPAGYELSKKHYEFEIKAGETSKIAEVKATNKKELGQVELQKTDVEDGKFLEGAEFSIFTSEGKLVRDKLVTDAQGQLKVENLPVGKYYFVETKAPAGYELFKKHYDFEIKAGETSKIAEVKATNKKELGQVELQKTDVEDGKFLEGAEFSIFTSEGKLVRDKLVTDAQGQLKVENLPVGKYYFVETKAPAGYELFKKHYDFEIKAGETSKIAEVKATNKKELGKVELQKTDVEDGKFLEGAEFSIFTSTGELVKDKLVTNAKGQLKVENLPLGKYYFVETKAPAGYELSKKHYDFEIKAGETSKIAEVKATNKKENPKLGGVELRKIDANDKTSFLSGAEFSLYDGKTNKLIKEKIVTGKDGKVVVNNLIPGSYYFIETKAPVGYELNEEKIHFTIEAEKVNELEKVTVENVPEKKPEYGAVTLRKVDSNDQTERLKGAQFSLFDSKTGKLIKANIETAQNGELTVDKLIPGNYYFVETKAPTGYEISTKKYTFEIKAGSLSQLNRVTVTNEKEEEFGSVELKKMDQTDKSIVLAGAEFSLFNSTGDLLQENLTTDEAGKLKVDNLAVGSYYFKETKAPAGYKQSTELYHFEIKANDTSQVTYVEVTNEKEEPKLGSVELEKADEDNTNKVLSDAEFALYNSTGELVMGNLSTDETGKLRVDDLAEGKYYFVETKAPIGYEISTEQHHFEVIADNKNDVVQIKVTNKKEETKLGSVELKKVDASDPNQVLPGAEFSLYQSDGSFVKSDLVTNESGVLRVDGLAEGSYYFIETKAPNGYSNTSKKQTFEIKVNETTQVAFIQVTNQKIDYKGSVVLVKTDQANNQTLSGAEFSLYKSTGELVHANLITDSSGQLKVENLAEGSYYFVETKAPLGYILSTKQYGFEIKANETSEIAKVAATNQKEEVKLGSVELQKFDALNKSKVLAGAEFSLYQSDGTVLQTGLITDESGLLRIDGLAEGSYYFVETKAPAGYSLPGDNQYDFEIKADTINKVQRLEVLNEKDKREPVKGSVILRKIDASDSNKVLQGAEFSLYHSTGELIDEGLTTDEAGILTKKNLAVGDYYFKETKAPKGYKLSNKQYDFKIEADKISEVKQVEVTNEKEEVKLGSVELKKVDSSNSSKVLQGAEFSLYHSTGELIDEGLTTDEAGILTKKNLTVGDYYFKETKAPKGYKLSNKQYNFKIEANKISEVKQVEVTNEKEEVKLGSVELKKVDASNSGKVLQGAEFSLYHSTGELIDEGLTTDEAGILTKKNLAVGDYYFKETKAPKGYKLSNKQYDFKIEADKISEVKRLEVTNEKEEVKQKLGSVELKKVDASNSGKVLQGAEFSLYQLNGKLVEKELTTNKLGILAKSDLPEGKYYFVETEAPAGYKLSDKKHHFEIKADKISEVKRLEVTNEKEEVKQKLGSVELKKVDSSNSSKVLQGAEFSLYHSNGKLIKENLPTDKNGLLTVPDLEEGKYYFIETKAPTGYILSQEKHFFTIKVGEKASIEKITVTNEAKPVTPKEPDKPNKPTSGGTTTTKKMLPKTGEVINDLFVYGWTILLISSFMLFWKKNQKLN from the coding sequence ATGAAATTGTTTAGAAAGAATGTTTTTAGTTTAGTTGGTATTATGGTGATGTTACTTATTACGACAACAGGTTATTCTTTCTATGAGAACTCCAATCAGGTAAAAGATGCAGGAACCTTTTATAAGGATGTTCCCGAAGCAAAGGATAGCTTATTAGGAGCTGCAAATTATTTTCATGTTTTTGCTAATAAGGCTAATTTAAGAAATCATACAAATGGTAATGTTGCGACAAAAGAACTTTCAGGAGATTCTAATTTTGGTACTCAAGGTATTTCAGGAACGGAATATCATTATATTCAACAAGTGCATAGTATCAACGGAGCTTCTGGTATTAGAGATCATACTAAGATGGTTTTTGGAACTGGGGTTTCGATAGATTTATCAGAGTATCATCGGCCAAAAGTAAATGGGAAGCCAATGGACCGAGTTTCTGGAGATAATGTGTTTCAGGATAAACCAGGAAATGTCTATATTGATTTTGAAACAGAGTTTAAAAAATTAAACCAGGCAAGTGAAGGTATTATAACTCATGATAGTGAAAAAACTTATTATAATTCTGACTTTAAAAATATTAATGAGCGAGTTATCGATGTTAGTCAATATAAAGGAAATAATGTATATATAAAAGTTGCACCTGAAGTTTTAGAAGCTAATACACCCTTACGAATTGCAGGACTTGAGAAAAATAGTGGCTCAGGTCAATTCAAAAACGTTTATATTACTGTAGATACTGGAAATACTCAGTCGTACACAGTGAGTAGTCAAATTATTTTTAGATACACTGATGGGACAGAAAGAGGTAACAAAGAGACAACTGATTTTAGTGATAGTACGGTTCTATGGACATTTGAAAGAAGTGGTAAGCCGTATACAGGAAATATTAACCTAAGAAGTACTTGGGTTGGTAGTATCCTAGCTCCAAGTGCTGTTTTAAACGGGGAGCAAAATATTGATGGAAATATTATTGTAGATGAATTTAAAGGTGCTGGAGAAACGCATAGTTGGCATTGGCAACAAAATAAAGGTGGCGTTATTTTAGAAAAAAGTGAAGAAGGTAATGAAGCTAATTTCTTAAAAGGCGCAGAATTCTCATTATACACTTCAGAAAACATATTGGTGAAAGATAAGTTAGTAACAAACGATCAAGGGCAAATTAAAGTTGATAACTTACCGTTGGGAAAATATTATTTTATAGAAACGAAAGCACCAGTTGGCTATGAACTTTCAACTAAACACTATGATTTTGAAGTGACAGCTAATTCAACAAGTAAAGTGACTACTGTTAAAGTAACCAACAAAAAAGAGCTAGGTCAAGTTGAACTTCAAAAAACAGACGTAGAAGATGGCAAGTTTTTAGAAGGCGCCGAATTTTCATTATTCACTTTATCAGGTGACTTAGTGAAAGAAAAATTAGTAACAGACGCTCAGGGTCAACTAAAAGTAGAAAACCTGCCAGTAGGAAAATATTATTTTGTAGAAACGAAAGCCCCAGCTGGTTATGAACTCTCTAAAAAACACTATGATTTTGAGATAAAAGCAGGCGAAACAAGCAAGATAGCTGAAGTGAAAGCGACAAACAAAGAAGAGTTAGGCAAAGTTGAACTTCAAAAAACAGATATAGCTGATGGTAAGTTTTTAGAAGGCGCCGAATTTTCATTATTTACTTTATCAGGTGACTTAGTGAAAGAAAAATTAGTAACAGACGCTAAGGGTCAATTAAAAGTAGAAAACCTGCCATTAGGTAAATACTATTTTGTAGAGATGAAAGCGCCAGCTGGTTATGAACTATCCAAAAAACATTATGAGTTTGAAATAAAAGCAGGTGAAACAAGCAAAATAGCTGAAGTGAAAGCGACAAATAAAAAAGAGTTAGGCAAAGTTGAACTTCAAAAAACAGATATAGCGGATGGTAAGTTTTTAGAAGGCGCCGAATTTTCATTATTTACTTTATCAGGTGACTTAGTGAAAGAAAAATTAGTGACAGACGCTAAAGGTCAATTAAAAGTAGAAAACCTGCCATTAGGTAAATACTATTTTGTAGAGATGAAAGCGCCAGCTGGTTATGAACTATCCAAAAAACATTATGAGTTTGAAATAAAAGCAGGTGAAACAAGCAAAATAGCTGAAGTGAAAGCGACAAATAAAAAAGAGTTAGGTCAAGTTGAACTTCAAAAAACAGACGTAGAAGATGGCAAGTTTTTAGAAGGTGCCGAATTTTCGATATTTACCTCAGAAGGCAAATTAGTGAGAGACAAGTTAGTGACAGACGCTCAGGGTCAACTAAAAGTAGAAAACCTGCCAGTAGGAAAATATTATTTTGTAGAAACGAAAGCGCCAGCTGGTTATGAACTCTTTAAAAAACACTATGATTTTGAAATAAAAGCAGGTGAAACAAGCAAGATAGCTGAAGTGAAAGCGACAAATAAAAAAGAGTTAGGTCAAGTTGAACTTCAAAAAACAGACGTAGAAGATGGCAAGTTTTTAGAAGGTGCCGAATTTTCGATATTTACCTCAGAAGGCAAATTAGTGAGAGACAAGTTAGTGACAGACGCTCAGGGTCAACTAAAAGTAGAAAACCTGCCAGTAGGAAAATATTATTTTGTAGAAACGAAAGCGCCAGCTGGTTATGAACTCTTTAAAAAACACTATGATTTTGAAATAAAAGCAGGTGAAACAAGCAAGATAGCTGAAGTGAAAGCGACAAACAAAAAAGAGTTAGGCAAAGTTGAACTTCAAAAAACAGACGTAGAAGATGGCAAGTTTTTAGAAGGCGCCGAATTTTCGATATTCACTTCAACAGGTGAGTTGGTAAAAGACAAATTAGTGACAAATGCTAAAGGTCAATTAAAAGTAGAAAACCTGCCACTAGGCAAATACTATTTTGTAGAAACGAAAGCGCCAGCTGGTTATGAATTGTCGAAAAAACATTATGATTTTGAAATAAAAGCAGGCGAAACAAGTAAAATAGCTGAAGTGAAAGCAACAAATAAAAAAGAGAACCCTAAACTAGGTGGAGTTGAACTTCGCAAAATAGATGCCAATGATAAAACTTCATTTTTATCAGGTGCTGAGTTTTCTTTATATGATGGTAAAACAAATAAACTAATAAAAGAAAAAATTGTAACAGGTAAAGATGGAAAAGTTGTTGTTAATAATTTAATTCCTGGTAGTTACTACTTCATAGAAACGAAAGCCCCAGTGGGTTATGAATTAAATGAAGAGAAGATTCATTTTACAATTGAAGCGGAAAAAGTAAATGAATTAGAAAAAGTAACTGTAGAAAACGTACCAGAAAAGAAACCAGAATATGGTGCTGTCACTTTGAGAAAAGTGGATAGTAATGATCAAACAGAGAGGTTAAAAGGCGCACAATTCTCACTGTTTGATTCTAAAACAGGAAAATTGATAAAAGCGAACATTGAAACAGCTCAAAATGGTGAGTTAACAGTTGATAAATTAATTCCTGGAAACTACTATTTTGTAGAAACCAAAGCTCCAACAGGCTATGAGATTTCAACTAAAAAATACACCTTTGAAATTAAAGCTGGTAGTCTTAGTCAACTTAATCGCGTAACTGTAACGAATGAAAAGGAAGAAGAATTTGGATCTGTTGAACTTAAGAAGATGGACCAAACAGATAAGAGTATTGTACTAGCAGGTGCGGAATTTTCACTGTTTAATTCAACAGGAGATTTGTTACAGGAAAATTTAACAACAGATGAAGCAGGAAAATTAAAAGTAGATAATTTAGCAGTAGGTAGTTATTATTTTAAGGAAACGAAAGCCCCAGCAGGTTATAAACAATCAACTGAACTATATCACTTTGAAATTAAAGCAAATGATACTAGTCAAGTAACGTATGTAGAAGTAACGAATGAAAAAGAGGAACCAAAACTAGGTTCTGTTGAACTTGAAAAAGCAGATGAAGACAATACGAACAAAGTATTATCCGATGCTGAGTTTGCTTTATATAACTCAACAGGTGAATTAGTGATGGGAAATCTTTCAACAGATGAAACTGGTAAGTTAAGAGTGGACGATTTAGCAGAAGGAAAGTACTATTTTGTAGAAACAAAAGCTCCGATAGGTTATGAAATATCGACTGAACAGCATCATTTTGAAGTGATAGCAGATAATAAAAATGATGTAGTTCAAATTAAGGTAACAAACAAAAAAGAAGAAACTAAACTAGGCTCAGTAGAACTTAAAAAAGTAGATGCGTCTGATCCTAATCAAGTTTTACCAGGAGCAGAGTTCTCGCTTTATCAATCAGATGGCTCATTTGTAAAATCTGATTTAGTGACAAACGAATCAGGTGTGCTAAGAGTGGATGGACTAGCTGAAGGAAGCTATTACTTTATTGAAACCAAAGCACCAAATGGCTATTCAAATACTTCAAAAAAACAGACTTTTGAAATTAAAGTGAATGAAACAACTCAAGTAGCATTTATTCAAGTAACCAATCAAAAAATAGATTACAAGGGATCTGTTGTTTTAGTAAAAACAGATCAAGCAAACAACCAAACTCTCTCAGGAGCTGAGTTTTCACTTTATAAATCAACTGGGGAGTTGGTTCATGCTAATTTAATAACTGATAGCTCAGGTCAGCTAAAAGTAGAAAATCTAGCAGAAGGAAGTTACTATTTTGTAGAGACGAAAGCACCTTTGGGTTATATTCTTTCAACCAAACAATATGGTTTTGAAATTAAAGCAAATGAAACAAGCGAAATAGCTAAAGTTGCTGCAACCAATCAAAAAGAAGAAGTAAAACTAGGGTCAGTCGAACTCCAAAAATTTGATGCTTTGAATAAAAGTAAAGTATTGGCAGGAGCTGAATTTTCACTCTATCAATCAGATGGAACGGTTCTTCAAACGGGCTTAATAACAGACGAATCAGGACTACTTAGAATCGATGGTTTAGCAGAAGGAAGTTACTATTTTGTAGAAACGAAAGCGCCAGCTGGTTATAGTTTACCAGGTGATAACCAATATGATTTTGAAATCAAAGCAGATACGATTAATAAAGTCCAACGTTTAGAAGTTTTAAATGAAAAAGATAAGAGGGAGCCTGTTAAAGGTTCAGTAATACTTCGAAAAATTGATGCCTCTGATTCAAATAAAGTGTTGCAAGGCGCTGAATTTTCACTCTATCACTCAACTGGTGAATTAATAGATGAAGGTTTAACAACTGATGAAGCTGGAATCTTAACGAAGAAGAATCTAGCAGTAGGAGACTATTATTTTAAAGAAACGAAAGCACCAAAAGGATATAAGTTATCAAATAAACAATACGATTTTAAAATTGAAGCAGATAAGATTAGTGAAGTGAAACAAGTAGAAGTAACAAATGAAAAAGAGGAAGTGAAACTAGGTTCAGTAGAACTTAAAAAGGTGGATTCTTCCAATTCAAGCAAAGTATTACAAGGCGCTGAATTTTCACTCTATCACTCAACTGGTGAATTAATAGATGAAGGTTTAACAACTGATGAAGCCGGAATCTTAACGAAGAAGAATCTAACAGTAGGAGATTATTATTTTAAAGAAACTAAAGCACCAAAAGGATATAAGTTATCAAATAAACAATACAATTTTAAAATTGAAGCAAATAAGATTAGTGAAGTGAAACAAGTAGAAGTAACAAATGAAAAAGAGGAAGTGAAATTAGGTTCAGTAGAACTCAAAAAGGTAGATGCTTCGAATTCAGGTAAAGTATTACAAGGCGCTGAATTTTCACTCTATCACTCAACTGGTGAATTAATAGATGAAGGTTTAACAACTGATGAAGCTGGAATCTTAACGAAGAAGAATCTAGCAGTAGGAGACTATTATTTTAAAGAAACGAAAGCACCAAAAGGATATAAGTTATCAAATAAACAATACGATTTTAAAATTGAAGCAGATAAGATTAGTGAAGTGAAACGTTTAGAAGTAACAAATGAAAAAGAAGAAGTGAAACAAAAATTAGGTTCAGTAGAACTTAAAAAAGTAGATGCTTCGAATTCAGGTAAAGTATTACAAGGCGCCGAATTTTCACTCTATCAATTAAATGGGAAGTTGGTAGAAAAAGAGCTGACAACTAATAAGTTAGGGATTTTAGCCAAATCAGATTTACCAGAAGGCAAGTACTATTTCGTTGAAACAGAAGCTCCAGCGGGTTATAAGTTGTCAGATAAAAAACATCATTTTGAAATCAAAGCAGATAAGATTAGTGAAGTGAAACGTTTAGAAGTAACAAATGAAAAAGAAGAAGTGAAACAAAAATTAGGTTCAGTCGAACTTAAAAAGGTGGATTCTTCCAATTCAAGCAAAGTGTTACAAGGCGCCGAATTTTCACTTTATCATTCAAATGGTAAACTGATAAAAGAAAACTTACCAACCGATAAAAACGGACTTTTAACAGTTCCTGACTTAGAAGAAGGCAAGTATTACTTTATTGAAACCAAAGCCCCAACAGGTTATATCTTGTCTCAAGAAAAACATTTCTTTACGATAAAAGTTGGAGAAAAAGCTTCTATAGAGAAAATAACCGTAACTAATGAAGCGAAACCAGTTACTCCAAAAGAACCAGATAAACCAAATAAGCCAACTTCTGGTGGAACTACAACAACTAAAAAAATGTTACCTAAAACAGGAGAAGTAATAAATGATCTCTTTGTTTATGGTTGGACGATTCTTTTAATAAGTTCTTTCATGTTATTTTGGAAAAAGAATCAAAAGCTAAATTAG
- a CDS encoding RluA family pseudouridine synthase, which translates to MEFKFVLPEELNAQNLKELLENEWLIPRKVRHFLRVRKNVQINGEPGMFHQPVQPGDLITLTFEADDYDVPTINLGNAKAIVPLWEDEHLIIVNKPYGKKTHPNQPDEKDTLLNDLAAYLQPKGQIPYVVHRLDKETSGAILFAKNPIILPILGRMLEKKEIHRVYEALIEGSLPQKELIINKKIGRDRHDRRKRLVDEKRGKTAITHVSTFKKVKNNTWVTCWLETGRTHQIRVHLASIGKPIIGDPLYHPKASSDQRLYLHARELTLTHPFTKETIKAQATPFLSES; encoded by the coding sequence ATGGAATTTAAATTTGTGCTACCAGAAGAGCTAAATGCTCAGAATCTTAAAGAATTGTTAGAAAATGAATGGCTTATTCCTAGAAAAGTTAGACATTTTTTACGAGTGAGAAAAAATGTTCAAATAAATGGAGAACCAGGTATGTTTCATCAACCGGTTCAACCTGGAGATTTGATTACACTTACTTTTGAAGCTGATGATTATGACGTTCCAACTATTAATCTTGGTAACGCCAAAGCTATCGTTCCTTTATGGGAAGACGAGCATTTAATCATTGTTAATAAACCTTACGGGAAAAAAACTCACCCCAATCAACCAGATGAAAAAGATACCTTACTTAATGATTTAGCTGCTTATCTTCAACCTAAGGGGCAAATTCCTTATGTGGTTCATCGACTAGATAAAGAAACAAGTGGGGCCATTCTTTTTGCCAAAAATCCTATTATCCTTCCGATTCTAGGACGAATGCTAGAAAAAAAAGAAATTCATCGTGTCTACGAAGCTTTAATTGAAGGAAGCTTGCCTCAAAAAGAACTTATTATCAATAAAAAAATTGGCCGTGACCGCCATGATAGAAGGAAACGACTAGTTGATGAAAAAAGAGGTAAAACAGCCATCACTCATGTTTCGACATTTAAAAAAGTAAAAAATAACACTTGGGTAACTTGTTGGTTAGAAACTGGCCGAACACATCAAATTAGAGTTCATTTGGCTTCAATCGGAAAACCAATTATTGGCGATCCACTGTACCATCCAAAGGCATCATCAGACCAACGTTTATATCTACATGCACGAGAATTAACACTGACTCATCCTTTTACTAAAGAAACAATCAAAGCTCAAGCAACACCTTTTTTATCTGAATCATAA